The Dermacentor albipictus isolate Rhodes 1998 colony unplaced genomic scaffold, USDA_Dalb.pri_finalv2 scaffold_13, whole genome shotgun sequence region cctgttaataaaaggtcgCTGTGCTTGACAGCCCCCTGAATTAAAACGGAAGTTATGGAAaataaattggtgcggtaaatgtgtaaacgcagacgcaagaaaaggcctagtccatttcccagtattcactcaatgaagatggagcacctctatactctcacgttgtagtaatgtcaagaacaaaacacttccaaaagagtCAGTCACGAATGTTACTCATTATAAGATGAGCGTGCGCTGGAGAAGAAAATAACACTCACAgataacgatggctgcgcgcaaagtgcttcctctgattccgatctacggatcaagaccttcggttcgtcagattggaatgctcgtacatCGCAGCGCAATATCGGGTCGgcaaatgtgatggagaatgtacgccagtattcgcttcatgCGCGcgatctgataagataacgctctttcgctattgaatccgtgccaacatactggatattagaaacacatgcaggcgcatcttgagctaactgataactttggaactgaggttagacgctaaaaaaagcccccccccccccttaaaagaaagaatacagttgctttcaatattagctgaaacatagtcCTGGTGGTATAGAAAGGGCCCCCAACACTGCACAGCAGCGCCGattgacatacaggaaattcaagaacGAACCACTttacaattactggtatttatcaaaccagcatatcgtggttcaatgtagccctgtagtccaggggccagttccaccatgggtactgtgtcggagctcatatttcatgtcagcattatttgtcacaaaatcaaagcattttttctttagatcttaacattagacagccaaaatacaTGCGGCGAAACCCTCACCTTAATATTTCATACTtttcgttttaacgtacatatcCGTGCGGATCCATATGTTTCAAAGtgctgaaaatgtacccaatacTTTCATCCAGGAAGCTGTTTTTATTCTTTATGATGTCAGGAAACCCAGTCTGATGCCACCTACActcagaaacctaatcgggagcgcgcacaatgttctcgcataccttgtgggatgtacggtagcgctgaggtgcttcttatataatgtatgagaatcggttgtaaagacaGACGTGCAAGGTTGGGCCATGTGCTTAAgttcatgaagttgatttgtgccatgatagcctgtccaagctttcacacttactttataagaagtctacagcaccatcaatatgccggctgcttttaactgcaccaaacaaAACTATTCGAACGATACAAACagtgttaacatcattttatcattcaagTGTTCAGAATGGTAACCTCTAGATgtggagtaagttgagaagttgttggCATAatcaacaaagctacgttaattaaattttcagtaatggttcttacgtggttAAAGAAAATGAGccgtttggagcccgtcctcgagattatgcagccaagcgaacaaatttcgactaaacatgcttctgtaagagccatgcgaacaaaaattttccaagtaaacactcttggaagacgtaactgacgcagaaaaaggacatctgtaaagtcacagaaagaacagcacttcACGACGGGACAGAAAGGAGGAAGCACgcacaaactgcgctaactttaagcgctgttctttatgtgataatgaagcaactagcccgtcagtcattccttccaaacctgcaaagtcaacctgaccacatatAGCCTTTTGTGATggtgtcatcaatagtatggccccgtgagcATGTTCCCCATGGCcacatagtcgcgttccatttttatttatgctgctttctcgaaggcaagcattttaaagttttagtgtcaatacggcagtgaacgcgtgccgccgaaagcttgcttggtcgcggaagcgatgcatgacggaatgatggggCAGGTTTAGCGTGCCGTTGGCATCAAGagaatgcgctgccgccgagggaaggaagataacgaaagtgaacggCTTGGTAGCTGCGCACGGAGCCGTGCCGAGGGTGGCGGTGCCATAATGACAAAATCTGAGGCGgtaatattagacagttttagtactgcgtacgtagcgtacgcaacggcgttgcgtacgtaagaccgctgcgttctgcaaactgcgcatgtgcaaaacgcaacacaaacgctacgagatgcgtacgcggccgctgcgtacgcacgcatccgattcttgtgtgcgtacgtagggagccttgcgtgctgctctcgtggttctcgttcgttcgggagagcgcgagacaagtgtttcgaaaaatggcggtgtcgaaggcgaccagcggaagacTGTTCTTTTCCGTGGCGTACGACTTGGCTTTGCTGCGCGAAGTAAACGCGCAGAACCCTTTCCAGGATCCTGCAAAGTGGGAATGTATAACCAAAAATATGAATTTCGCTTTTACGAAAGTCTTCAGCgtgcgctgtttgcgcgaaaggctcgacctactcttggcgcagttcatcggaaatgaccgtgccagccccagaaagcaagtgtttggtctttatttttctctatgtgattcgtgcatttcatccgcattagaagtagagtctcttaaaggcctaaatatagttcgacgaagcgggaacgcgcccacacgttacatcacgttagtcagatcaacagcgtctagtttggccgaTGGTTCCACGTACTGGTGGACACagccaatgcgctccgacgcgcctggcgtctaacgctcgccctcttacgtacgtaggcatttcgcagtactaaaagccccaacgcgacacgcgctcctacgctccgcaaagcccttgcgtgctgcgtacgtatcgtcatgacgcagtactaaaactgtctattgcctGCTGAggcgttttttgtttcttttattcttttattcctttcttttacAACGAAGTCGTTAAGAGTATGCTTTAACTCGgtcccaactccgacgcggcctattcacaTAGATATAAAACGCCGAAacgattttctgagataacccctgggccgattttaatgaatttTGCTGGGTTCGGGAgaaaaaggtaaattctagtgactattggaagcggaatttttatttagggcttgaattcagGTAAaagattttgaaaaattcgaaagtgcgaaaaatacagaagcacgaagtttacaaattaataactccgcatcaagaactgatatcgcggttctataaacAGCATCCTTTAGACAATTCAAATCGGACaaatccaatatgccgatttatatcttacgtgaagtcgttacgttgtgagcaagggttgtggaaaagctgtattttcacattaataatttttttagattcatgcgtaatatatcaattttgtccgctttagatgtgctgttagatgcaatgtacagaattatgatatcagttttcattggcgaaagacagagttgtaaacttggtttcgttttctgaaaaatttgcgatttttgccaattttgaataaacaaatgacgACTTAAATCAAAAAttctaaaccaacagtcactagatttgaagtatttcttttaagtgcaacaaaccttgtaaaatttgatgcagcggttgcggagaaaaacgaattctccttttgcatgtatttagataggaccaccagagctaaagtttcctctttaGGGATACTTTCCCCACTATGGCGTCCGCGTATAGAATAAAATCCCGAGGATAGCGTATTACCGGACTGACCCGCAGCAGAGGTGCAGAAAGCGTTCAGCTttacccatacgtgggctgatcccgaatgtaacgccatgccaggccgaccagcggcggaggtgaagcaggcattcagcactccccatacgtgggccgatcccgatgacAGTGCAATGCGGTGCCGACAtccggcggaggtgcagttcgccattaagagacccacatacacagctttgctggtcatctttcttcacagagtgagagggcactgagattttttacttATCAAACATCAGGTCATCGACGGCGAAACCAGGGACACGAAAGCCGTCCTCGGGCTCCACCTAGAAACCGCCTTCGACAAAGTGACGCACTCTGTCATCCTCGCGCAGGTATCGCATCTAAACCTAGGCGAGATGTCGTACGAATATTTCAAAGGCTTCCTCACCAGCAGAACGGCGGAGCTCAGAGACGGTGACCTGAAGACGGACGAGAAGAGATTAGGGAGCCagggcactccccaaggctccgtcatctcacccatgctCTTTAACCTTGTTATGATTCAAGTTGCCAAAAGACTATGCCAGCTTGAAGGACTGAAGCACACGATATACGCGAACGACATTACGCTGTGGGTGGACGGGGGCAGTGATGCCTGCATAGAATTCACACTGCAGACGGCCGTCGACACGATCGAAGAAAGCCTGGAAGGTACGGAACTGCGTTGCTCCCCAAgtaagtcggagctcctgctttaccaacCGATCAAAACGCACAGAATCAAGAAGCGACGGGAACAAGAAAAGATCAAGATCCGCACCAGGGATGGTAGCACAATACTGACGGTCAGCAAGATCCGAGTCCTGGGCATGACGATCGAATCACTGGGCACGAACGGAGACATCGTCACCCGCATCATGGGTAAGGCGGCCAACGCCACCAGACTGCTCAAGCACGTTACCACCAAGAAGGGAGTCACGAAGGAGGAAAACTTCATCAGGCTTATAcactccttcgtactctgccaatgtacgtggcagccttccacaagtgggtgaaaagcgaaaagaacaagctagacatcctaatccggagggcttacaagacaccCCTCGGTCTACCTGAAACTACCAACACGAAACTTCTCCTCCAtctgggcatacacaacacgctcgacgagatCGCCGAAGCACAAAGAGCCACTCAGTAGGAAAGATTGTCATCAACAAAGGTCGGCAGAAAGATCCTGTGCTGTGTAGGCATCGCTTATCACGAACAGCAGGGACCAAAATGCCCCGTCCCCGACCTTGTACGATGGAACGTGCGAGTTGACCCCTTGCCGAGGAGCATGCACCCGGAATTCAAcgaaggcagaagacgcgctaAAGCCAAGGCACTGACGGGTCTGCACGCGGAAGACACCGATGCCAGATACGTGGATGCAGCCGAATATGCCGGCCGCAACTGCTTCGCGATCGCGGTGGTCAACTTCGGAGGCAACGTGCGGACGACCGCCAGCACATCGAGCAAGCAAGTGGAGGACGCAGAAGAAagagccatcgccctggccatcgcagaCCGAGAATGCCACATGATCCTCAGCGACTCAAGACAGGTGGTGAGGAACTACGCCAAAGGAAGAATTGCCCCAATGGCCTCACGCGTCCTGCTCCGACAGGCAGAACGCGACAAGAGGACTCTAATCAAGTGGCTCCTggcgcacgcaggacaagcgtcggagaagcatgccaatcgcaACGAAACGGCACACGCCAGAGCACGAGGATTAACCGACCGCGCCCAAGGCAACGGCTGCCCGCTGTGTTTGAGCGCCGAAGACCGGATGACCACCTATAACGAACTGACCAAGGCTCTCGGCTGGCTCGCAGTCTTCTCCCGCCGCTCTGCAAAGGGTTGAGCAGGTCGCAGGCCGTGCTGTTCAGACATCTACAAAGATAACGCTTCCAAGCCCGGCGCTATTGCACAGGATGTACCCAGAATCGCGCCCccatgacaagtgcagagcgtgcTGCAGGGAGAAGGCCACATTCGACACATGCTGTAGGATTGCTCCAAACACCCAAGCCAAGCTAACTCAGGACGTATACCGCCGCAGCTTGAGGAAGCAACGTAGAGCGAAGATCAAGAAAAACAACTACAGGCCATCCAGCAGGTCACCGAGGCGCTGGCGAGTCAGGAGCCTGGCGaaccggcaacggcgagcggggaTCCTCGCAGAACACCCGCCAAGATAACGACGTAGGCCACGTCCGAAGCGCGCCTTCGCGCTTTACTGCAGGCTCAATAAACATtttcccaatccaatccaattacttatccgcgtttgtcctgcatgcgtgTGCGAtagaaacaagaagcaggtatgcatagaaaatctgaggtggcggcggcaggtcgtagcgcagaagttagcatgcccagcccagCCCCTCCACGAACTTacatctgcattgacatgggttcgtggtagtgatagcgaacacagctctactttttctgcgcgctctagccattgtgaaactaaggatgtggttagcatgcccagccactgaatgcaaattgcagcagttacgagcggtggaatcccgctggggctgattgtgaagaaagcttcctttctttgtccgctctcgcgatggtgaagctaaaaatgaggaggaggcctgacggacacaacgttgatcgtcaccataacataATGGATGGACGCCCTGTGGACAGGGCAAGGCACACCAAATTTTTAGCACTTcacttgtcctacagtaaagcgctgcAATGgctagtatggcctcatggggaTGGTAGACCGAGCTGcctctcactgctaacactggactgatattaagaaaatactccgttcgcagaaaccacgctacactgaaattagcaagaCAATATCACTTTATAAACTGATAGtgtcaattatctggtgtccttcttgtgtgtgtgaaGGACATAAAGGTCctcgcaatgaaatggtagtatctttgtttttgctgcagttgcacacaaacaaaatttgttgaagtgatcggacagcgatctaccagcagagaagaccaacccgcaaattaaaaataattgctggtttcagatgttccaatgtactttgcgctCAGCTGCTATCTGTAATATTTCTTTTGTgctcttatgaagaggaaaactccacattactacaatatcaacaacagtgcacaaaatagactggctttgaagctgtgaccatgAACTGCACTTTTGTACATTCAGCACATGTAGTACTGGGGCAACGCGTTTTAGCAAAATGATAAGGTTTTCaatcaaagcactgtgacaggcgggaagaaatcgttgtcatgcccggtcaaAATAATACCATTTGAAATCTTATTTACCTATACaatttttttgaaaaatcactataacacTTCATACATTtccttcgtatgagttatatactagcttccctcgtcaatctcaaaaatgcaTTCTCTTTGTGGGAGAAGGCTTTCGTGAAAAACGACCCAACATAACAGTAGAACATCCAGCATGGTTCCGATCCAGTTGATTgacgaaattgtgcactgagaacatgtcgactagcgtgcgattgaaagttgaattatgatcgttgcaAGCTTGTGTTGcttctagcacgagcgagtagtgttagtgATGACATTGGTGCGAAAATGGTCAGCTCTGTCTGCGATTTGTttttgtggatctccacattgaacgtcgcagtcgtcacgttgagagcactcctgtgtcattattagctcagtgggctgggaaggctcgagtggtagctcaccttgaggggtattggtaacaattattattatacgtattttgcgatgatgaaaaagatgtggaaacaccactggtgttgtctaactattcgtaaacaggccccaaatttcaattgacccacccccaaacattaaataggcccaccaccaaatttcaagttggcacaccctcaaatgtaaattggcccacccccaaatttaaagtcggccacgcccgatttcttTTTCGCACAGctttaaacttggagttggctcaatccccaatttcaattgggccacccctaattttcaagttggcccacccacgaatttccataaattgtcctccaaatttcgagtcgaggcaccccaaaatttaggttggcccacccccatgtCGCCCCCGAAATCAGATTGGCCAAcgccgagattgcccccacatttaggtagcaccaaccccatatcatccccaaatacagattggcccgcctccacaacaccaccaaatttaggttggacCACTCCAATACCGCTTGCAAATcgaggttgggccacccccatatccgccccaaactaacgctggcccacacctcgatcacctcaaatttaggatggcccacctcAAATCAGCCAtcaattaaggttagtccacccatatatcaccccccagttcagcttggcccagccgcacatccccccatggttaggttggtccgtccccatgtcacccccaaatttatgttggcccaCCCCGATATCATCCCCAATTCCATGTTGGCCCATCCCCATATTATTCCccaacttagcctggcccacccctctatcacctcaaatttaggatggcccaacgcaaatcactcccacatttaggttagctcatccccatatcacccccgatgCAGCTTCGCCCAGGACCATATCACCCCCTTGGTTAGgatggcccacccccatatcccccccaaatttaggttctcccaccccctaTCATTCCCAAATCCGGGCTgcccccccatattcccccaaacgtaggcttacccacccctatatcacctcaaatttaggttgccccccatatcagcctaaaattcagcttggctcgttaccatttcaccccaaatttaggtcggggcactcccatatcactaccaaattaaacttggcccatccctgtatcacgcccaaatttatgctgatgccacttccaatttcatgttggccaccccaacccttcaTTTGGGAAATGCGtaaagttttttggcgttacagacacgatgtTGCACGactttgctaccaaattgcaggggtactcgccaaagaatgctgcgcattagaagcaactgcaccgaacgagcgacgccattttttttgttgatcctaaatactgacggctagccaagctagcttctctgtagagcgaccggggagacacagcacgggacatttattcaaatatttttacggccacacctaaggattcataccacttggttgtagggaacacattaacagtagctattaatccacacaCCGCACATCTTcacctagttggtgcatttcttatttggatgaatcgttaaaaataattaacgttcgagtagcgactcagcttagcaggCCCTTTGTTctgcacgaatgttgcataggaatggcactggccaccgggtggcattgtggctcAAGTGTAcctgattcgctcggagtatgtgccattaaggacagacgaaagtcgaagaaaacggaccttccagaagaacgcaataagaatagccattttgttctcccaggttccacgctacaaagcacgaaagtttttttatttgcataacacaaagctatgtgcaagcttctagttatgatgtccaatgaattaaatcttcataaatgcgatgacttaacaaatgaacacgacaccgctatgttttaggaaggaaaaatagaaaacataatatttctaGAGAACCATTGGAacaccagaaccgaaagcaaatcattagttttgtgtttctgccatctggtgggagactataaaactaagtcctatgcggctttaaaaaaaaaaaaactgcgcccctgaaaaaccagaaccgaaagcaaatgttggtggttctgccatctagtgaaagaCTACAAAATTAGGTCCTATGCGGCTTAAAAGAAAGtgcgaagggggaatcgaaccgcggcccaggccccgcacactctcaagttcaacaaatgaccacaaagggcgaaaaaatcgaccgcgcggcgctgctaaagaaacaggcatagtacacCAATTAAAAGGTTCCCCCTTGAGCACATTATCTCCCGTgtgaggcgccgtagtaagcgcaattttaacctacaaactttcttcaacatgattacaaagacggcgccgaaaaaacaacacacgaagaaggggaacacgagacagcacgtaggcgcactaacaacagTTGTtggtgcgcctacgtgctgtctcgtgttccccttcttcgtgtggtGTTttttcggcgccgtctttgtaatcatgcttaaccaactagcccaccaacacatgctcagttttcTTCAACAGTAACCGAcgcgtttttcatcatcatcatcatcatcatcagcctggttacgcccactgcagggcaaaggcctctcccatatttctccaacaaccccagtcatgtactaattgtggccatgccgtccctgcaaacttcttaatctcatccgcccacctaactttctgtcgtcccctgctacgcttcccttcccttggaatccagtccgtaacccttaatgaccatcggttatcttccctcctcattacatgccctgcccatgtccatttctttttcttgatttcaactaagatgtcattaactcgcgtttgttccctgacccaatctgctcttttcttatcccttaacgttacacctatcattcttctttccatagctcgttgcgtcgtcctcaatttgagtagaacccttttcgtaagcctccaggtttctgccccgtaggtgagtactggtaagacacagctattatacacttttctcttgagggataatggcaacctgctgttcatgatctgagaatgcctgccaaacgcaccccagcccattcttattctgattatttctgtctcatgatccggatccgcagtcactacctgccctaagtagatgtattcccttacgacttccagtgcctcgctgcctattgtaaactgctgttctcttccgagactgttgaacattactttagttttctgcagattaatttttagacccactcttctgctttgcctctccaggtcagtgagcatgcattgcagttggtcccctgagttactaagcaaggcaatatcatcagcgaatcgcaagttactaaggtattctccattaccttttatcccca contains the following coding sequences:
- the LOC135915890 gene encoding uncharacterized protein; amino-acid sequence: MSYEYFKGFLTSRTAELRDGDLKTDEKRLGSQGTPQGSVISPMLFNLVMIQVAKRLCQLEGLKHTIYANDITLWVDGGSDACIEFTLQTAVDTIEESLEGTELRCSPSKSELLLYQPIKTHRIKKRREQEKIKIRTRDGSTILTVSKIRVLGMTIESLGTNGDIVTRIMGKAANATRLLKHVTTKKGVTKEENFIRLIHSFVLCQCTWQPSTSG